The Fragaria vesca subsp. vesca linkage group LG2, FraVesHawaii_1.0, whole genome shotgun sequence genome includes a window with the following:
- the LOC101298666 gene encoding uncharacterized protein LOC101298666, translating to MLSLAKRLKTLPWCLEAAGSQLRGIRTEARSPRRRFRSPAMAMRKAEEKSEWWIVDGEMHEIGDHVPPRERFVIPRDNIPNKRRKQLREQFMRRTRLVLKETEHEPWCKKYMELYQELRENWERLYWDEGYSKKLAQDHANYESAEDDDQDFSPYRSKQSHFEQFKDHGSGSRQGDTWEKVNQIRDKFEYDRERRMKEKAFAPMHGEVSSNIHDMNSRRQPFDSQRYFSESDRE from the exons ATGCTCTCCCTCGCGAAAAGGCTGAAGACGTTGCCGTGGTGCTTGGAGGCCGCCGGCAGCCAACTCCGGGGAATCCGGACGGAGGCGCGGTCGCCGAGGCGGCGGTTCAGGTCTCCGGCGATGGCGATGAGGAAGGCGGAGGAGAAGTCGGAGTGGTGGATAGTCGACGGCGAAATGCACGAAATCGGCGACCACGTGCCGCCGCGTGAGCGGTTCGTGATTCCGAGAGATAACATCCCCAACAAGCGCCGGAAGCAGCTCCGGGAACAGTTCATGCGCCGCACTCGCCTCGTTCTCAAGGAGACG GAGCATGAGCCTTGGTGCAAAAAGTATATGGAGCTGTACCAGGAGCTTAGAGAGAATTGGGAAAGGCTGTACTGGGACGAAGGTTACTCGAAGAAGCTTGCGCAGGATCATGCTAATTACGAGTCTGCTGAAGATGATGATCAAGACTTCTCTCCATACCG GAGCAAGCAATCTCATTTCGAGCAATTTAAG GACCATGGCTCTGGGAGTAGGCAAGGCGATACATGGGAAAAGGTTAACCAAATTAGGGATAAATTTGAGTATGACAGGGAAAGGAGGATGAAAGAAAAAG CATTTGCACCTATGCATGGAGAAGTTTCTTCTAACATCCATGATATGAACTCCAGAAGACAGCCATTTGACAGCCAGAGATACTTTTCCGAAAGCGACAGAGAGTGA